A section of the Rhodobacter sp. genome encodes:
- a CDS encoding phage portal protein, whose protein sequence is MFDFLRKPAAVTEAKASAVGPLTAGVIGAGAGRAAAVQAATAQPRWTARDTVSLTRAGFLGNPVGFRVVRLISEAAAALPLVLQDGERRYEVHPLLALLRRPNPAQGRAEFLEAIYAQLLLSGNAYVEAVAAEVGGAPVELHVLRSDRMAVVPGADGWPTAYDYAVGGRKHRFVMAESAAPICHVRAYHPLDDHYGLSPIEAAATAVDVHNSASRWSKALLDNAARPSGAIVFKGADGQGGMSNEQFERLQAEMEMHHQGARNAGRPMLLEGGLDWKPMGFSPSDMEFHKTKEAAAREIALAYGVPPMMLGIPGDATYANYQEANRAFYRLTVLPLAAKVTDSLSHWLSGFIGEALALRPDLDQVSALAAERDAHWRRVAEAGFLTEAEKRALLGLPPRADEA, encoded by the coding sequence ATGTTCGATTTTCTTCGCAAGCCGGCGGCGGTGACCGAGGCCAAGGCCTCGGCCGTGGGGCCCTTGACGGCGGGCGTGATCGGCGCCGGTGCGGGGCGCGCGGCCGCGGTTCAGGCGGCGACCGCGCAACCGCGCTGGACGGCGCGCGACACGGTCTCGTTGACCCGCGCGGGGTTTCTGGGCAATCCGGTGGGCTTTCGTGTGGTGCGGCTGATCTCGGAAGCTGCGGCCGCGCTGCCCCTGGTCTTGCAGGACGGCGAGCGCCGCTACGAGGTCCATCCGCTGCTGGCGCTGTTGCGCCGTCCCAACCCGGCGCAGGGCCGTGCCGAGTTTCTGGAAGCGATCTATGCCCAGCTTCTGCTGTCGGGCAACGCCTATGTCGAGGCCGTCGCGGCCGAGGTTGGCGGCGCGCCGGTCGAGCTGCATGTGCTGCGTTCGGACCGGATGGCGGTTGTGCCGGGCGCCGATGGCTGGCCGACAGCCTACGACTATGCGGTCGGCGGCCGCAAGCATCGCTTCGTGATGGCCGAAAGCGCGGCGCCGATCTGCCATGTGCGCGCCTATCACCCGCTGGACGACCATTACGGTCTGTCCCCGATCGAAGCCGCGGCGACGGCGGTCGATGTGCATAACAGCGCCTCGCGCTGGTCCAAGGCGCTGCTGGACAACGCCGCGCGCCCCTCGGGGGCCATCGTGTTCAAGGGCGCCGACGGGCAGGGCGGCATGTCGAACGAACAGTTCGAGCGACTCCAGGCCGAGATGGAGATGCACCATCAGGGGGCGCGCAACGCCGGTCGGCCGATGCTGCTGGAGGGCGGTCTGGATTGGAAGCCGATGGGCTTCAGCCCGTCCGATATGGAGTTCCACAAGACCAAGGAAGCCGCGGCCCGCGAGATCGCGCTGGCCTATGGTGTGCCGCCGATGATGCTGGGGATCCCCGGCGACGCGACCTATGCGAATTACCAGGAGGCGAACCGCGCCTTTTACCGGCTGACGGTGCTGCCGCTTGCGGCCAAGGTGACGGATTCGCTGTCGCACTGGCTGTCGGGGTTCATCGGCGAGGCGCTGGCGCTGAGGCCCGACCTGGACCAGGTGTCCGCGCTGGCGGCGGAACGCGACGCCCACTGGCGCCGGGTCGCCGAGGCCGGCTTCCTGACCGAGGCCGAGAAGCGGGCGCTTCTGGGGCTGCCCCCCCGGGCAGACGAGGCATGA
- a CDS encoding HK97 family phage prohead protease — MQGLETKFHQPGAVALDGEAVIRGYASVFGVVDQGGDQVMPGAYTASLRRLKAAGGKVRMLWQHDQAQPIGVWDEVVEDAHGLRVTGRLLTEVEKGREAAALMAAGAVDGLSIGYRTLKSEKRTDGGRNLIELELWEVSLVTFPMLPVARVAAKTSVPGLIGTFAQGIEAARLALRG, encoded by the coding sequence ATGCAGGGACTCGAGACGAAATTCCACCAACCGGGCGCGGTTGCGCTGGACGGTGAGGCGGTGATCCGGGGCTATGCCTCGGTCTTCGGGGTGGTCGATCAGGGCGGCGACCAGGTGATGCCGGGCGCCTATACGGCCTCGCTTCGCAGGCTGAAGGCGGCGGGCGGCAAGGTGCGGATGCTGTGGCAACACGACCAGGCGCAGCCGATCGGCGTGTGGGACGAGGTCGTCGAGGACGCCCACGGGCTGCGCGTCACCGGGCGGCTGCTGACCGAGGTCGAAAAGGGCCGCGAGGCAGCGGCGCTGATGGCGGCGGGGGCGGTGGACGGTCTGTCGATCGGCTACCGCACGCTGAAGTCCGAAAAGCGGACGGACGGCGGGCGCAACCTGATCGAGCTGGAGCTGTGGGAGGTGTCGCTAGTGACCTTTCCGATGCTGCCGGTGGCGCGGGTCGCGGCCAAGACGTCGGTGCCGGGGCTGATCGGCACCTTCGCGCAAGGGATCGAGGCGGCGCGGCTGGCCCTCAGGGGATGA
- a CDS encoding phage major capsid protein — protein sequence MSSEVPGLGRDTGATREPVGEAAQLKTALDGFVTEIKTFRTDVMSNLKEQDERLTMLDRKFSTKTARPVLAQADAGEGLHLKAFDAYLRSGDDDGLRGLVLEGKGLNTAVNSEGGYLVDPQTSDRILGVLTSSASIRAIASVVQVEAGSFDVLVDHGDVGSGWATESSSVSETGTAAIDRISIKLHELSAMPKASQRLLEDSAFDVEGWLAERIALKFARAEASSFISGDGVDKPRGFLDHTIVADGTEVWGELGYVPTGAAGDFDATNPADAIVDLVYALEAGYRANATFVMNSKTAGAVRKMKDVDGRFLWSDGLAAGEPARLMGYPVLIAEDMPDIAADAHAIAFGDFHAGYTVAERPDLRVLRDPFSAKPHVLFYATKRVGGDVTDFNAIKLLKFAAS from the coding sequence ATGAGCAGCGAAGTTCCCGGCCTGGGCCGGGATACGGGCGCGACGCGGGAGCCGGTCGGCGAGGCGGCGCAACTGAAGACGGCGCTGGATGGGTTCGTGACCGAAATCAAGACATTCCGCACCGATGTGATGAGCAATCTCAAAGAACAGGACGAGCGACTGACCATGCTGGACCGCAAATTCTCGACCAAGACCGCCCGCCCCGTGCTGGCACAAGCCGACGCGGGCGAGGGCCTGCATCTGAAAGCCTTTGACGCCTATCTGCGTTCGGGCGACGACGACGGGCTGCGCGGCCTGGTGCTGGAGGGCAAGGGCCTGAACACCGCCGTCAATTCCGAGGGCGGCTACCTGGTCGATCCGCAGACCTCGGACCGCATCCTGGGGGTGCTGACGTCCTCGGCCTCGATCCGGGCCATCGCCAGTGTCGTGCAAGTCGAGGCCGGCTCGTTCGACGTGCTGGTGGACCACGGCGACGTGGGGTCGGGCTGGGCGACGGAATCCTCGTCCGTCTCGGAGACGGGCACGGCGGCGATTGACCGCATCTCGATCAAGCTGCACGAGCTGAGCGCGATGCCCAAGGCATCGCAGCGCCTCCTGGAAGACAGCGCCTTTGACGTCGAGGGCTGGCTGGCCGAACGCATCGCGCTGAAATTCGCCCGCGCCGAAGCGTCGTCCTTCATCTCGGGGGATGGCGTGGACAAGCCGCGCGGCTTCCTGGACCATACCATCGTCGCCGATGGCACCGAGGTCTGGGGTGAGCTGGGCTATGTGCCCACCGGCGCGGCGGGCGATTTCGACGCCACCAACCCGGCCGACGCGATCGTCGATCTGGTCTATGCGCTTGAGGCCGGCTACCGCGCCAATGCGACCTTCGTGATGAACTCGAAGACCGCGGGCGCCGTGCGCAAGATGAAGGACGTGGACGGCCGATTCCTGTGGTCGGACGGTCTGGCGGCGGGCGAACCCGCGCGGCTGATGGGTTATCCTGTGCTGATCGCCGAGGACATGCCCGACATCGCCGCCGACGCCCACGCCATCGCCTTTGGCGATTTCCACGCGGGCTATACCGTGGCCGAGCGTCCCGACCTGCGCGTGCTGCGCGATCCCTTCAGCGCGAAGCCGCATGTGCTGTTCTACGCGACCAAGCGCGTGGGCGGCGACGTGACCGACTTCAACGCGATCAAGCTGCTGAAGTTCGCGGCGTCCTGA
- a CDS encoding head-tail adaptor protein, whose translation MGYALNRPMVLEQAGTVADGAGGYTTTWTALGTLWAEVRAGAGSERRGVIAPEGRMLFRVYLRAAPQGSPQRPRPDQRLREGERIFTILAVSEADTAGAYLVCHAREEVPA comes from the coding sequence ATGGGTTACGCGTTGAACCGGCCGATGGTGCTGGAACAGGCTGGCACGGTGGCGGACGGGGCGGGGGGCTACACCACCACCTGGACGGCGCTGGGCACGCTTTGGGCCGAGGTCCGCGCGGGCGCCGGCAGCGAGCGGCGCGGCGTGATCGCGCCCGAGGGGCGGATGCTGTTCCGGGTCTATCTGCGTGCCGCCCCCCAGGGCAGCCCGCAGCGCCCACGCCCCGATCAGCGTCTGCGCGAGGGCGAGCGGATCTTCACCATCCTCGCCGTGAGCGAGGCCGACACGGCCGGCGCCTATCTGGTCTGTCACGCGCGCGAGGAGGTTCCGGCATGA
- a CDS encoding DUF3168 domain-containing protein — MSYQSAAAVQVALFDLLQGDATLAGLVPGGIFDAPPPATPQGTYVVLGDEDAIDRSDGSGPGTEHRVLVSVLSDATGFLTAKTAAARISEIVTGATPVLGTGRVVAIWFHQAQARRAEGGVVRRIDLRFRVRVEG; from the coding sequence ATGAGCTATCAATCGGCGGCGGCGGTGCAGGTCGCCTTGTTCGACCTGCTCCAGGGCGACGCCACGCTGGCGGGTCTGGTGCCGGGGGGGATCTTCGATGCCCCGCCGCCCGCGACGCCGCAGGGCACTTATGTGGTGCTGGGCGACGAGGATGCGATCGACCGGTCGGACGGCTCGGGGCCGGGCACCGAGCACCGCGTGCTGGTGTCGGTCCTGAGCGACGCGACCGGCTTCCTGACCGCCAAGACGGCGGCGGCCCGCATATCCGAGATCGTCACCGGTGCGACGCCCGTGCTGGGCACGGGGCGGGTCGTGGCGATCTGGTTCCACCAGGCGCAGGCGCGCCGGGCCGAAGGGGGCGTCGTGCGGCGCATCGACCTTCGGTTCCGGGTGCGCGTCGAAGGTTGA
- a CDS encoding phage major tail protein, TP901-1 family, with protein MAVQSGKDLLIKMDMTGAGQFETIAGLRATRLSFNAETVDVTSLDSQGGWRELLAGAGVKAASISGSGVFRDAATDERARAVFFNGEIPAFQVVIPDFGTVEGPFQITGIDYAGSYNGEATYELSLASAGMLGFVSAVPLAADPMDYDPSVL; from the coding sequence ATGGCTGTGCAAAGCGGCAAGGATCTGCTGATCAAGATGGACATGACCGGGGCCGGTCAGTTCGAAACCATCGCGGGGCTGCGGGCGACGCGCCTGAGCTTCAACGCCGAGACGGTGGATGTCACCAGTCTGGACAGCCAGGGGGGGTGGCGCGAGCTGTTGGCGGGCGCGGGGGTCAAGGCGGCGTCGATCTCGGGCTCGGGTGTGTTCCGCGACGCGGCCACGGACGAGCGCGCGCGCGCGGTCTTCTTCAACGGCGAGATCCCGGCGTTTCAGGTGGTGATCCCCGATTTCGGCACCGTCGAGGGGCCGTTTCAGATCACCGGGATCGACTATGCCGGCAGCTACAACGGCGAGGCGACGTATGAGTTGTCTCTGGCCTCGGCCGGGATGCTGGGCTTCGTTTCGGCAGTGCCGCTGGCCGCCGATCCGATGGATTACGATCCGAGCGTGCTGTGA
- a CDS encoding gene transfer agent family protein, with amino-acid sequence MTGATANPWAGEVALILDGERHTLKLTLGALVELEQALGADSLMALVERFEGGRFSARDVMAVLMAGLHGAGHPVSAAALVAAEIAGGPIEAARAAGQLLARAFALPEDQA; translated from the coding sequence GTGACCGGCGCGACCGCGAATCCCTGGGCGGGCGAGGTGGCCCTGATCCTGGACGGCGAGCGTCACACGCTGAAACTGACGCTGGGCGCGCTGGTCGAACTGGAGCAGGCGCTGGGCGCGGACAGCCTGATGGCGCTGGTCGAACGCTTCGAGGGGGGGCGCTTTTCCGCCCGCGACGTGATGGCGGTGCTGATGGCAGGGCTGCACGGCGCGGGGCATCCCGTCAGCGCCGCCGCACTGGTCGCGGCCGAGATCGCTGGCGGCCCGATCGAGGCCGCGCGCGCCGCCGGCCAGTTGTTGGCGCGCGCCTTTGCCCTGCCCGAGGACCAGGCATGA
- a CDS encoding phage tail assembly chaperone, with the protein MTGLDWTGLMRAGLHGLGLRPAEFWALTPAELMVMLGRDEAAAGGFTRARFDALMRRFPDVPRNGKEAVDGDDGRIECATGRAGNADGGDFGPGGGAGFRSCRHGPRPGGQQP; encoded by the coding sequence ATGACGGGTCTCGATTGGACCGGTCTGATGCGGGCAGGGCTGCATGGCCTGGGCCTGCGCCCGGCCGAATTCTGGGCGCTCACGCCGGCCGAACTGATGGTGATGCTGGGACGCGACGAGGCCGCGGCCGGCGGGTTCACCCGCGCGCGCTTCGACGCGCTCATGCGGCGGTTTCCGGACGTGCCGCGCAATGGAAAGGAAGCGGTGGATGGCGACGATGGACGAATTGAATGCGCAACTGGCCGAGCTGGAAACGCGGATGGCGGCGACTTCGGACCAGGTGGCGGCGCTGGATTCCGGTCTTGCCGACATGGTCCGCGGCCTGGCGGACAGCAACCGTGA
- a CDS encoding phage tail tape measure protein — translation MAELETRMAATSDQVAALDSGLADMVRGLADSNREMAGLSRALGGGLRRAFDGVIFDGQRLSDAMRGLGKSISDAIYSAAMRPVQTALGGALSSVIGGVMSSVLPFANGASFSQGRVTPFAQGGVVSSPMTFPMRGGTGLMGEAGPEAILPLARAADGKLGVRAGSGGRPVSVVINVTTPDVTGFQRSQSQIAAQMQRLLAQGQRNY, via the coding sequence CTGGCCGAGCTGGAAACGCGGATGGCGGCGACTTCGGACCAGGTGGCGGCGCTGGATTCCGGTCTTGCCGACATGGTCCGCGGCCTGGCGGACAGCAACCGTGAGATGGCGGGCCTGTCGCGCGCGCTGGGCGGTGGGCTGAGACGCGCTTTTGACGGCGTGATCTTTGACGGCCAGCGGTTGTCCGACGCGATGCGCGGCTTGGGCAAGTCGATCTCGGATGCGATCTATTCGGCGGCGATGCGCCCGGTGCAGACCGCACTGGGCGGTGCGCTGTCGTCGGTGATCGGCGGGGTGATGTCCTCGGTCCTGCCGTTCGCGAATGGCGCGAGCTTCAGCCAAGGCCGGGTCACGCCCTTCGCTCAGGGCGGAGTCGTGTCCTCGCCGATGACCTTTCCGATGCGTGGCGGCACCGGCCTGATGGGCGAGGCGGGACCGGAAGCGATCCTGCCGCTGGCGCGCGCCGCCGATGGCAAGCTGGGTGTGCGCGCGGGGTCCGGGGGGCGGCCAGTGAGTGTGGTCATCAACGTGACCACCCCCGATGTCACCGGCTTCCAGCGGTCGCAAAGCCAGATCGCCGCGCAGATGCAGCGCCTGCTGGCGCAAGGCCAGAGGAATTACTGA
- a CDS encoding DUF2460 domain-containing protein translates to MAFHEIRFPATLSFGSLGGPERRTEIVTLANGHEERNTPWAQARRRYDAGLGLRSLDDVETLIAFFEARQGMLHGFRWKDWADYKTCKASGKVTALDQSLGYGDGETRVFQLVRTYRSGAWSVSRVLTKPVPTTVRVAIAGSELDEGLEWSVDTATGLLSFVSPPGVGAEVTMGCEFDVPVRFDTDLIQVSVANFQAGDVPKVPVIEVRQ, encoded by the coding sequence ATGGCGTTTCACGAGATCCGCTTTCCCGCCACGTTGAGCTTTGGCTCGCTGGGCGGGCCCGAACGCCGCACCGAGATCGTCACGCTGGCGAACGGACACGAGGAGCGCAACACCCCCTGGGCGCAGGCGCGCCGGCGCTATGATGCCGGGCTTGGATTGCGTTCGCTCGACGATGTCGAGACGCTGATCGCCTTTTTCGAAGCGCGCCAGGGCATGTTGCACGGGTTCCGCTGGAAGGACTGGGCCGACTACAAGACGTGCAAGGCCTCGGGCAAGGTCACGGCTCTGGATCAGTCGCTTGGCTATGGCGACGGCGAAACGCGCGTGTTTCAGCTGGTCCGGACCTATCGTTCGGGGGCCTGGTCGGTGAGCCGGGTCCTGACAAAGCCGGTGCCGACCACGGTTCGCGTCGCCATCGCGGGCAGCGAACTGGACGAAGGGCTGGAATGGTCTGTCGATACCGCGACCGGCCTGCTGAGTTTCGTCAGCCCCCCCGGCGTCGGCGCCGAGGTGACGATGGGCTGCGAATTCGACGTGCCGGTGCGCTTCGATACGGACCTGATCCAGGTCTCGGTCGCGAACTTTCAGGCCGGTGACGTGCCCAAGGTCCCGGTGATCGAGGTGCGTCAATGA
- a CDS encoding DUF2163 domain-containing protein, producing the protein MSDLTTTRARAWALTRRDGAVMGFTDHDRDLAFDGLSFRAGTGMTAAAVVQGTGLAVDNTEAAGALSDAGLTERDILAGRYDGADLTIWEVDWTDPSWRRVLFRGTLGEIARAGGAFKAELRGLTEPLNKTGGRVFGALCPAVLGDARCGFDLSQPGFSAQAVLVAAADRGAILDVPSLPEFADGWFVDGRVRFLSGAAEGLSVPVRREELRAATRRLHLWSAPGIEPAAGDALHLEAGCDKRFVTCRLKFLNSLNFQGFPHVPGDDWLLSTPRADGDNGGGSLPHG; encoded by the coding sequence ATGAGCGATCTGACCACCACGCGCGCCCGGGCCTGGGCGCTGACGCGGCGCGACGGGGCGGTGATGGGGTTCACCGATCACGACCGCGACCTGGCGTTTGACGGGCTGTCGTTTCGCGCGGGCACCGGCATGACGGCGGCCGCGGTGGTGCAGGGCACCGGATTGGCGGTGGACAACACCGAGGCCGCGGGGGCCCTCAGCGACGCCGGCCTGACCGAGCGCGACATCCTGGCCGGGCGCTACGACGGCGCCGACCTGACGATCTGGGAGGTGGACTGGACCGACCCGTCCTGGCGCCGGGTGCTGTTTCGCGGCACGCTGGGCGAGATCGCCCGCGCGGGCGGCGCCTTCAAGGCCGAGCTGCGCGGTCTGACCGAGCCCCTGAACAAGACCGGCGGACGGGTGTTCGGTGCGCTCTGTCCGGCGGTTCTGGGCGACGCGCGCTGCGGGTTCGATCTGTCGCAGCCCGGCTTTTCGGCGCAGGCCGTTCTGGTCGCGGCGGCGGACCGGGGTGCGATTCTGGATGTGCCGTCGTTGCCCGAATTCGCAGACGGCTGGTTCGTGGATGGCCGGGTCCGGTTCCTGTCCGGCGCCGCCGAGGGGCTTTCGGTGCCGGTGCGCCGCGAGGAGCTGCGCGCCGCGACCCGGCGGCTGCACCTGTGGTCGGCGCCCGGCATCGAACCGGCTGCCGGCGACGCCCTGCACCTCGAGGCCGGTTGCGACAAACGGTTCGTGACTTGTCGGCTCAAGTTTCTGAATAGCCTGAATTTTCAGGGCTTTCCGCATGTTCCCGGCGATGATTGGCTGCTTTCGACGCCGCGCGCCGACGGCGACAACGGCGGCGGCAGCCTGCCCCATGGATGA
- a CDS encoding peptidase, producing the protein MDDTRARIVREARRWIGTPYCHQASTLGAGCDCLGLVRGVWRAVHGAEPVPVPPYGPDWAETGGTEALWQALATLWPAATGPMRPGEVLLFRMRAGSMAKHLGLATQAGPGARFVHAYSGHGVVESALSAPWARRIVARFDMT; encoded by the coding sequence ATGGATGACACGCGCGCCCGGATCGTGCGCGAAGCGCGGCGCTGGATCGGGACGCCCTATTGCCATCAGGCCTCGACCCTGGGGGCGGGCTGCGATTGCCTGGGACTGGTGCGCGGTGTCTGGCGCGCGGTTCACGGCGCCGAGCCGGTGCCCGTTCCGCCCTATGGTCCCGACTGGGCCGAAACCGGCGGGACCGAGGCCCTCTGGCAGGCGCTTGCAACCCTTTGGCCCGCGGCCACCGGGCCGATGCGCCCTGGCGAGGTGCTGCTGTTCCGCATGAGGGCGGGCAGCATGGCCAAGCATCTGGGCCTGGCGACACAGGCTGGACCCGGGGCCCGGTTCGTCCACGCCTACAGCGGCCACGGCGTCGTCGAAAGCGCCCTGAGTGCCCCTTGGGCGCGCCGGATCGTGGCGCGCTTTGACATGACCTGA